In Archocentrus centrarchus isolate MPI-CPG fArcCen1 chromosome 21, fArcCen1, whole genome shotgun sequence, the following are encoded in one genomic region:
- the LOC115800342 gene encoding gamma-crystallin M2-like, producing the protein MSSKIIFYEDRNFQGRSYECDTDCPDMHPHFSRCNSIKVESGCWVLYEKPNYTGYQYVLTRGEYPDYQRWMGYNDTIRSCRTFSYTSEGPYRIRIYERPNFQGQMMEFSEDCESVQDHFRSRDIYSCNVMDGYWTLYEHPNYRGRQYFMKPGEYRKFSDWGATCATTGSFRRITEF; encoded by the exons ATGAGTAGTAAG ATCATATTCTATGAAGACAGGAACTTCCAGGGCCGCTCCTATGAGTGCGACACCGACTGCCCTGACATGCACCCCCACTTCAGCCGCTGCAACTCCATCAAGGTGGAAAGTGGTTGCTGGGTGCTGTATGAGAAGCCCAACTACACTGGCTACCAGTATGTTCTGACCAGAGGCGAGTACCCAGACTACCAGCGCTGGATGGGCTACAACGACACCATCCGCTCCTGCCGTACCTTCTCCTAT ACCAGTGAGGGGCCCTACCGCATACGCATCTACGAGCGACCAAATTTCCAGGGTCAGATGATGGAGTTCAGCGAGGACTGCGAGTCGGTGCAGGATCATTTTCGCAGTCGCGACATCTATTCCTGCAATGTCATGGATGGCTACTGGACCCTCTATGAGCACCCGAACTACCGCGGCAGGCAGTACTTCATGAAGCCCGGGGAGTACCGCAAGTTCAGTGACTGGGGAGCCACCTGTGCCACCACCGGCTCCTTCCGCAGAATCACAGAGTTCTAA
- the LOC115800343 gene encoding gamma-crystallin M3-like, with amino-acid sequence MGKIIFYEDKNFGGRYYECMSDCADLHSMFDHCRSIRVESGMFMIYDRPGYMGNQYFMRRGDYSDYMGMTGMNDCVRSCRMIPTHSGSFRLRLYEHFDMGGEMMELTDDCPNLMDRFRLSNFNSCNVLDGHWLMYEQHHYRGRHYYLPPGRYRSFSDWNALSSRVGSIRRVMDL; translated from the exons aTGGGAAag ATCATCTTCTACGAGGACAAAAACTTTGGAGGCCGTTACTATGAGTGCATGAGCGACTGTGCTGATCTGCACTCTATGTTTGACCATTGCCGCTCCATTCGAGTGGAAAGTGGCATGTTTATGATCTATGACCGTCCGGGCTACATGGGAAACCAGTACTTCATGAGGAGGGGAGACTACTCTGACTACATGGGAATGACTGGCATGAATGACTGTGTCAGATCTTGCCGCATGATCCCCACG CACAGCGGCAGCTTCAGATTGAGGCTGTATGAGCATTTTGACATGGGAGGCGAGATGATGGAGCTGACGGATGACTGTCCAAATCTCATGGACCGTTTCCGCCTCTCCAACTTCAACTCCTGCAATGTGTTGGACGGCCACTGGCTGATGTACGAGCAACACCACTACAGGGGGCGCCACTACTACCTGCCGCCCGGCCGCTATAGGAGCTTCAGCGACTGGAACGCCCTTAGCTCTAGAGTCGGTTCCATCAGGCGTGTCATGGATCTATAA
- the LOC115800358 gene encoding gamma-crystallin M2-like isoform X1 — protein MGKIIFYEDNNFSGHHFECCNDCEDLLSQLNCCNSIKVESGCFMIYEKPHYSGNQYYLKRGEYPDFHHWMGVNESVSSCRYIPTESGTFNMRLYERIEFGGQVMDLVDDCPCVMDRFHINDIFSCNVTNGNWLFYEHPNYRGRMYLIRPGEYKRFSEWGGRSARVGSIKRIMDY, from the exons ATGGGGAAG ATTATATTCTATGAGGACAACAACTTCTCTGGGCACCATTTTGAGTGCTGCAATGACTGCGAGGACTTGTTGAGCCAACTGAACTGCTGCAACTCAATCAAGGTGGAGAGTGGCTGCTTCATGATCTATGAAAAACCTCATTACTCTGGTAACCAGTACTATCTGAAGAGAGGAGAGTATCCTGACTTCCATCACTGGATGGGTGTCAACGAGTCTGTCAGCTCCTGTCGCTACATCCCTACG GAGTCTGGGACGTTCAACATGCGCCTGTATGAGCGGATTGAGTTTGGGGGTCAGGTGATGGACCTGGTAGACGACTGTCCGTGCGTCATGGATCGCTTCCACATTAATGACATCTTCTCCTGCAATGTGACTAATGGCAATTGGCTCTTCTACGAACACCCCAACTACCGGGGTAGGATGTACCTGATAAGGCCTGGAGAATATAAGAGGTTCAGTGAGTGGGGTGGCAGGAGCGCAAGAGTTGGCTCCATCAAACGCATCATGGACTATTGA
- the LOC115800358 gene encoding gamma-crystallin S-1-like isoform X2, which yields MGKIIFYEDNNFSGHHFECCNDCEDLLSQLNCCNSIKVESGCFMIYEKPHYSGNQYYLKRGEYPDFHHWMGVNESVSSCRYIPTSGTFNMRLYERIEFGGQVMDLVDDCPCVMDRFHINDIFSCNVTNGNWLFYEHPNYRGRMYLIRPGEYKRFSEWGGRSARVGSIKRIMDY from the exons ATGGGGAAG ATTATATTCTATGAGGACAACAACTTCTCTGGGCACCATTTTGAGTGCTGCAATGACTGCGAGGACTTGTTGAGCCAACTGAACTGCTGCAACTCAATCAAGGTGGAGAGTGGCTGCTTCATGATCTATGAAAAACCTCATTACTCTGGTAACCAGTACTATCTGAAGAGAGGAGAGTATCCTGACTTCCATCACTGGATGGGTGTCAACGAGTCTGTCAGCTCCTGTCGCTACATCCCTACG TCTGGGACGTTCAACATGCGCCTGTATGAGCGGATTGAGTTTGGGGGTCAGGTGATGGACCTGGTAGACGACTGTCCGTGCGTCATGGATCGCTTCCACATTAATGACATCTTCTCCTGCAATGTGACTAATGGCAATTGGCTCTTCTACGAACACCCCAACTACCGGGGTAGGATGTACCTGATAAGGCCTGGAGAATATAAGAGGTTCAGTGAGTGGGGTGGCAGGAGCGCAAGAGTTGGCTCCATCAAACGCATCATGGACTATTGA
- the LOC115800374 gene encoding gamma-crystallin M2-like isoform X1 yields the protein MASCSIIFYEDKNFQGRSYECSNDCTDLHLYFSRCNSIRVESGCFMIYERPNFMGHQYFMRRGEYPDYQRWMGFSSCIRSCRMIPVYRGSYRLRIYEKPDFSGHMMEFMDDCPCVSDRFHHRHVYSCNVMNGYWIFYEYPNYRGRQYFLRPGEYRRYRDWCATCAIVGSFRRVTEF from the exons ATGGCTTCCTGCTCT ATTATCTTTTACGAGGACAAGAACTTCCAGGGTCGGAGCTATGAGTGCAGTAATGACTGCACAGACCTTCATTTGTACTTCAGCCGCTGCAACTCCATCAGAGTAGAGAGCGGCTGCTTTATGATCTATGAGCGACCCAACTTCATGGGCCACCAGTATTTCATGAGGAGGGGAGAGTATCCTGACTACCAGAGGTGGATGGGCTTCAGTAGCTGTATCCGCTCCTGCAGGATGATTCCAGTG TATCGAGGTTCTTACAGATTGCGTATCTACGAGAAGCCGGACTTCAGTGGTCACATGATGGAGTTCATGGATGACTGTCCCTGTGTGTCTGACCGTTTCCATCACCGCCACGTCTACTCCTGTAATGTTATGAATGGCTACTGGATCTTCTACGAGTACCCCAACTACCGAGGCAGACAGTACTTCTTGAGACCTGGGGAGTACAGGAGATACCGCGACTGGTGCGCCACCTGCGCCATTGTTGGCTCCTTCAGGAGAGTCACCGAATTTTAG
- the LOC115800374 gene encoding gamma-crystallin M2-like isoform X2 has translation MGKIIFYEDKNFQGRSYECSNDCTDLHLYFSRCNSIRVESGCFMIYERPNFMGHQYFMRRGEYPDYQRWMGFSSCIRSCRMIPYRGSYRLRIYEKPDFSGHMMEFMDDCPCVSDRFHHRHVYSCNVMNGYWIFYEYPNYRGRQYFLRPGEYRRYRDWCATCAIVGSFRRVTEF, from the exons ATGGGCAAG ATTATCTTTTACGAGGACAAGAACTTCCAGGGTCGGAGCTATGAGTGCAGTAATGACTGCACAGACCTTCATTTGTACTTCAGCCGCTGCAACTCCATCAGAGTAGAGAGCGGCTGCTTTATGATCTATGAGCGACCCAACTTCATGGGCCACCAGTATTTCATGAGGAGGGGAGAGTATCCTGACTACCAGAGGTGGATGGGCTTCAGTAGCTGTATCCGCTCCTGCAGGATGATTCCA TATCGAGGTTCTTACAGATTGCGTATCTACGAGAAGCCGGACTTCAGTGGTCACATGATGGAGTTCATGGATGACTGTCCCTGTGTGTCTGACCGTTTCCATCACCGCCACGTCTACTCCTGTAATGTTATGAATGGCTACTGGATCTTCTACGAGTACCCCAACTACCGAGGCAGACAGTACTTCTTGAGACCTGGGGAGTACAGGAGATACCGCGACTGGTGCGCCACCTGCGCCATTGTTGGCTCCTTCAGGAGAGTCACCGAATTTTAG
- the LOC115800374 gene encoding gamma-crystallin M2-like isoform X3, giving the protein MGKIIFYEDKNFQGRSYECSNDCTDLHLYFSRCNSIRVESGCFMIYERPNFMGHQYFMRRGEYPDYQRWMGFSSCIRSCRMIPVYRGSYRLRIYEKPDFSGHMMEFMDDCPCVSDRFHHRHVYSCNVMNGYWIFYEYPNYRGRQYFLRPGEYRRYRDWCATCAIVGSFRRVTEF; this is encoded by the exons ATGGGCAAG ATTATCTTTTACGAGGACAAGAACTTCCAGGGTCGGAGCTATGAGTGCAGTAATGACTGCACAGACCTTCATTTGTACTTCAGCCGCTGCAACTCCATCAGAGTAGAGAGCGGCTGCTTTATGATCTATGAGCGACCCAACTTCATGGGCCACCAGTATTTCATGAGGAGGGGAGAGTATCCTGACTACCAGAGGTGGATGGGCTTCAGTAGCTGTATCCGCTCCTGCAGGATGATTCCAGTG TATCGAGGTTCTTACAGATTGCGTATCTACGAGAAGCCGGACTTCAGTGGTCACATGATGGAGTTCATGGATGACTGTCCCTGTGTGTCTGACCGTTTCCATCACCGCCACGTCTACTCCTGTAATGTTATGAATGGCTACTGGATCTTCTACGAGTACCCCAACTACCGAGGCAGACAGTACTTCTTGAGACCTGGGGAGTACAGGAGATACCGCGACTGGTGCGCCACCTGCGCCATTGTTGGCTCCTTCAGGAGAGTCACCGAATTTTAG
- the LOC115800439 gene encoding gamma-crystallin M1, whose protein sequence is MGKIVFYEDRNFQGRSYECMSDCSDITSYMSRCQSCRVESGCFMVYERPNFMGMQFFLRRGEYHDMQRMMSMGMMFDSIRSCRMIPFHRGPFRMRIYERENFGGQMSELMDDCDSIMDRFRMSDCMSCHVMDGHWLMYEQAHYRGRMMYLRPGEYRSFRDMGMSGMRFMSMRRITDMC, encoded by the exons ATGGGCAAG ATCGTCTTCTACGAGGATAGGAACTTCCAGGGTCGCTCCTATGAGTGCATGAGCGACTGCTCTGACATCACCTCCTACATGAGCAGGTGCCAGTCCTGCAGGGTGGAGAGTGGCTGCTTCATGGTCTATGAGCGTCCCAACTTCATGGGCATGCAGTTCTTCCTGAGGAGGGGCGAGTACCATGACATGCAGCGCATGATGAGCATGGGAATGATGTTTGACTCCATCAGATCCTGCAGAATGATCCCCTTT CACAGAGGTCCATTCAGGATGAGGATCTACGAGAGGGAGAACTTTGGTGGTCAGATGTCTGAACTGATGGATGACTGCGACAGCATCATGGATCGTTTCCGCATGTCCGACTGCATGTCCTGCCACGTGATGGACGGCCACTGGCTGATGTACGAGCAGGCCCACTACAGAGGCAGGATGATGTACCTGAGGCCCGGAGAGTACAGAAGCTTCAGGGACATGGGAATGAGTGGGATGAGGTTCATGAGCATGAGGCGTATCACTGATATGTGCTAG